A genomic stretch from Acidobacteriota bacterium includes:
- the rpsT gene encoding 30S ribosomal protein S20 produces MARHKSAIRQHRRSLRRKSVNTQNKSALRTEMRKVREAIGDKDQEGAVKMLPALFKAIDQAVKKGAIKKNTGGRYKSRLSRQVALLGPTPAK; encoded by the coding sequence ATGGCCCGTCACAAATCAGCGATACGGCAGCACCGCCGCAGTTTGCGCCGGAAATCCGTCAATACCCAGAACAAGTCCGCCCTGCGCACCGAGATGCGCAAGGTCCGGGAAGCCATCGGGGACAAGGACCAGGAAGGCGCGGTCAAGATGCTGCCCGCGCTCTTCAAGGCCATCGACCAGGCGGTCAAGAAGGGGGCCATCAAGAAGAACACCGGCGGCCGCTACAAATCCCGGCTGAGCCGCCAGGTCGCGCTCCTCGGCCCTACTCCGGCGAAATAA
- a CDS encoding ABC transporter substrate-binding protein → MSGPAARTAPALVLASLLLLLSAGPALASQDIRDDLGRPFPLPAATPRRIVSMAPNITEILFALGLGPRVVGVTRFCDYPPETASVRKIGGLVDPNVEIIRSLDPDLVVAFRGNPLRLVDRVRKLGLPVFVLDIGQGLDGLVPLVERIGRVTRTEDRAAAIAAGLSLRLAEVDTALRGIAARPKAFVLLYGQGLWTCGGQSYVNDLIARAGGTNVASSLPKKWVLYKRERIIRDDPDVIFILARTAADFRAGRERLARMPGLDGVKAVKAGRIYELDENAASRFAPRLVDVLVRMASLFHPDRFGGRP, encoded by the coding sequence ATGAGCGGGCCGGCGGCCCGGACCGCGCCCGCCTTGGTGCTGGCCTCCCTGCTTCTCCTGCTGTCCGCCGGGCCGGCCCTCGCTTCTCAGGACATCAGGGACGATCTCGGCCGGCCGTTCCCCCTGCCCGCCGCGACGCCGAGGCGGATCGTGTCCATGGCCCCGAACATCACCGAGATCCTCTTCGCCCTCGGCCTCGGCCCCAGGGTCGTGGGCGTGACCAGGTTCTGCGATTACCCGCCGGAGACCGCTTCCGTCCGCAAGATCGGCGGCCTGGTCGACCCGAACGTGGAGATCATCCGTTCGCTCGACCCCGACCTGGTCGTGGCCTTTCGCGGCAACCCGCTGCGGCTCGTCGACCGGGTCCGCAAGCTCGGCCTGCCCGTGTTCGTCCTCGACATCGGCCAGGGCCTGGACGGCCTCGTGCCCCTGGTCGAGCGGATCGGCCGGGTGACGCGGACCGAGGACCGGGCGGCCGCGATCGCCGCCGGCCTCAGCCTCCGCCTGGCCGAGGTGGACACGGCCCTGCGCGGCATCGCGGCCCGCCCCAAGGCCTTTGTCCTGCTCTACGGCCAGGGACTGTGGACGTGCGGCGGCCAGAGCTATGTCAACGACCTCATCGCCCGGGCCGGCGGAACGAACGTCGCCTCGTCCCTGCCGAAAAAATGGGTCCTCTACAAGCGCGAGCGGATCATCCGGGACGATCCCGACGTCATCTTCATCCTGGCCCGGACCGCGGCCGACTTCCGGGCCGGCCGCGAGCGGCTGGCCCGCATGCCGGGGCTCGACGGCGTGAAGGCGGTCAAGGCCGGGCGGATCTACGAGCTCGACGAGAACGCGGCCAGCCGCTTCGCTCCCCGGCTCGTCGACGTCCTCGTCCGCATGGCCTCCCTCTTCCACCCCGACCGCTTCGGGGGGCGGCCGTGA
- a CDS encoding LptE family protein, with protein sequence MNGPNDRLRARAAAAVLAAAALAAAAAGCGYRLRGTGSALPSRIRTMSVPMFKNQTTRYELDVKLTRAVINELVARGKVRIGDDPAAADAVLEGEITGFVASPIGFSGANQADKYNVTVTARVTLRDRTSAEPLFSNPAFIYQQEYDVPPGSSFESVQTEALDKIAGKFARSLVVSILEGF encoded by the coding sequence ATGAACGGACCGAACGATCGCCTGCGGGCCCGGGCCGCCGCGGCCGTCCTGGCCGCGGCCGCGCTGGCCGCCGCGGCGGCGGGCTGCGGCTATCGTCTCCGCGGCACCGGCTCGGCCCTGCCGTCCCGGATCAGGACTATGAGCGTGCCCATGTTCAAGAACCAGACGACCCGTTACGAGCTCGACGTCAAGCTGACCCGGGCCGTCATCAACGAGCTCGTCGCCCGGGGCAAGGTCCGGATCGGCGACGACCCGGCCGCGGCCGACGCCGTGCTCGAGGGCGAGATCACCGGCTTCGTGGCCAGCCCCATCGGCTTCAGCGGCGCGAACCAGGCCGACAAGTACAACGTCACCGTGACGGCCCGGGTCACCCTGAGGGACCGGACCTCCGCCGAACCACTGTTCTCGAACCCGGCCTTCATCTATCAGCAGGAGTACGACGTTCCGCCCGGCTCGAGCTTCGAGTCGGTCCAGACCGAGGCCCTCGACAAGATCGCCGGGAAGTTCGCCCGCAGTCTCGTCGTCAGCATCCTCGAGGGGTTCTAG
- a CDS encoding iron ABC transporter permease — MSAAARRKLFWAVSLFLCLAGFLVSLLIGPVRTTPADLARFLRAPDPAHTAIFIDLRLARAVLAFLVGAALALSGAILQGYFRNPMADPFIVGVSSGASLGAVLATLLGFETAIFGFSGPGLMAFLSGLGIVSLVYALSLRRGGFKVETLLLTGIAAGALASALTSFLLFMRSDSYDQAVFWLLGSFQLAEWGQAATIAPWIVLCLFAAIWLARDMDLLALGDETAQALGSPVRRIRKAFLAMSALLASLAVSVSGIIGFVGLVVPHWVRILIGPRHRPLFAASALAGGTFLLYCDLLARNLLAAELPIGVITAAVGAPFFLYLLHKKR; from the coding sequence GTGAGCGCAGCGGCCAGAAGGAAGCTCTTCTGGGCGGTGTCCCTGTTTTTGTGCCTGGCCGGATTCCTCGTGTCGCTCCTGATCGGCCCGGTCAGGACGACGCCCGCCGACCTGGCACGTTTCCTCCGGGCGCCGGATCCCGCGCATACCGCCATCTTCATCGACCTGCGCCTGGCCCGGGCCGTCCTGGCTTTCCTGGTCGGGGCCGCCCTCGCCCTGTCGGGGGCCATCCTCCAGGGCTATTTCCGCAATCCCATGGCCGACCCGTTCATAGTCGGCGTTTCGTCCGGCGCGTCGCTTGGGGCCGTCCTGGCCACGCTCCTCGGCTTCGAGACGGCGATCTTCGGCTTCAGCGGTCCCGGGCTGATGGCCTTCCTGTCGGGGCTGGGCATCGTCTCGCTCGTCTACGCCTTGTCGCTGCGCCGGGGCGGCTTCAAGGTCGAGACCCTCCTCCTGACCGGCATCGCCGCGGGCGCGCTGGCCTCGGCCCTGACCTCGTTCCTCCTCTTCATGCGCTCGGACTCCTACGACCAGGCGGTCTTCTGGCTTCTCGGCAGCTTCCAGCTGGCCGAGTGGGGACAGGCGGCGACCATCGCGCCCTGGATCGTCCTGTGCTTATTCGCCGCGATCTGGCTGGCCCGGGACATGGACCTCCTGGCCCTGGGCGACGAAACGGCCCAGGCCCTCGGCAGCCCGGTCCGGCGGATCCGCAAGGCTTTCCTGGCCATGTCGGCCCTGCTGGCCTCCCTGGCGGTGTCCGTGAGCGGCATCATCGGCTTCGTCGGCCTGGTCGTCCCGCATTGGGTCCGCATCCTCATCGGCCCGCGCCACCGCCCCCTTTTCGCCGCGTCGGCGCTGGCCGGCGGCACCTTCCTCCTCTACTGCGACCTCCTGGCCCGCAACCTTCTCGCCGCCGAGCTGCCCATCGGCGTCATCACCGCCGCCGTCGGCGCCCCGTTCTTCCTCTACCTGCTCCACAAGAAGCGCTAA
- a CDS encoding radical SAM protein: protein MSRYVSRREVRDYPRLPLKGSLDLTYRCGNDCRHCWLRLAPDAAEKRAELSFDEIRRIAGEARKMGCREWTISGGEPMLRPDFPEIFAELAAQASWYTLNTNGTLITPAIARLLRRPGVKLVALYGATAAVHDAVTRAPGSFAALERGIACLREAGAAFTVQVVPMRTNIAEFEAMVRLAESWSPSWRVGAAWLYLSAAGDASRNRDIMAERLDPARIVEIDEDWAGGAGPDGDGREGCAAAAAAGGRGLYADCLAGRRDFHVDPYGGLSFCSFVKDPGLRLDLRATSFAEAWEERLPRLAGAVVPSKAYADGCGACDLRAGCRWCPVFAYLEHRDHSARIGYLCDIARESRRARTAWLGTHRRRFRVAGLTIDVEADRPITGDTFEPKFDLFRVEPDGAPDIVLRHHFALPDLGAFDLGREVYRHPPWAVYRKGRSWIYLMISPDPGDATVHRVMVFDDGHTRGRIYSPSDAFFRAGRLDSLALLPSDQLILARALPAFGGLFVHASAVDMGGRGLVFAGASGAGKSTIVKLIGGRGRVLCDDRVIVRRSPGGFRVHGTWNHGEIPVVSAGSAPVRAVFFLRQAAANRLDRVDDPKAVLRDFLPRLVRPLLSADWWERALGLAGEIVREAPFYDLSFDKSGAIAGVLEEFLRKEGRP from the coding sequence ATGAGCCGCTATGTGAGCCGGCGCGAGGTCCGGGACTATCCGCGGCTTCCCCTCAAGGGGAGCCTCGACCTGACCTATCGCTGCGGCAACGATTGCCGCCATTGCTGGCTGAGGCTCGCCCCGGACGCCGCCGAAAAGAGGGCCGAGCTTTCCTTCGACGAGATCCGCCGGATCGCCGGGGAAGCCCGGAAGATGGGCTGCCGGGAATGGACGATCTCCGGCGGCGAGCCCATGCTCCGCCCCGACTTCCCCGAGATCTTCGCCGAACTCGCCGCCCAGGCTTCCTGGTACACGCTGAACACGAACGGGACCCTGATCACGCCGGCCATCGCCCGGCTGCTGAGGCGCCCCGGCGTCAAGCTCGTGGCGCTCTACGGCGCGACCGCCGCCGTCCATGACGCGGTCACGCGCGCGCCGGGATCCTTCGCCGCCCTGGAGCGGGGCATCGCCTGTCTCCGCGAGGCGGGCGCGGCTTTCACGGTCCAGGTCGTTCCGATGCGGACGAACATCGCCGAATTCGAGGCCATGGTCCGCCTGGCCGAGTCTTGGAGCCCGAGCTGGAGGGTCGGGGCGGCCTGGCTTTACCTCTCCGCGGCGGGCGACGCGAGCCGGAACCGCGACATCATGGCCGAGCGCCTGGACCCGGCCCGGATCGTCGAGATCGACGAGGACTGGGCCGGCGGCGCCGGGCCGGACGGCGACGGCCGGGAGGGCTGCGCCGCGGCGGCCGCGGCCGGGGGCCGCGGGCTCTATGCCGACTGCCTGGCCGGCCGCCGCGATTTCCACGTCGATCCCTACGGCGGTCTGAGCTTCTGCTCGTTCGTCAAGGACCCCGGACTGCGGCTCGACCTGAGGGCGACGAGCTTCGCCGAGGCCTGGGAAGAGCGCCTGCCCCGACTGGCCGGCGCCGTCGTCCCGTCGAAGGCCTACGCCGACGGCTGCGGCGCCTGCGACCTGCGGGCCGGCTGCCGCTGGTGCCCGGTCTTCGCCTACCTCGAGCATCGCGACCATTCGGCCAGGATCGGCTATCTCTGCGACATCGCCCGGGAGTCCCGGCGGGCCAGGACGGCCTGGCTCGGGACGCACCGCCGCCGCTTCCGCGTCGCGGGCCTGACGATCGACGTCGAGGCCGACCGGCCCATCACCGGAGACACCTTCGAACCGAAATTCGACCTCTTCCGCGTCGAGCCGGACGGGGCGCCGGATATCGTCCTGCGCCACCATTTCGCCCTGCCTGACCTCGGGGCCTTCGACCTGGGCCGGGAAGTCTACCGCCATCCCCCCTGGGCCGTTTACCGCAAGGGCCGTTCGTGGATCTACCTCATGATCTCGCCGGACCCCGGCGACGCGACGGTCCACCGGGTCATGGTCTTCGACGACGGCCACACCAGGGGGCGGATCTACAGCCCCTCGGACGCCTTCTTCCGCGCCGGCCGGCTCGATTCGCTGGCCCTGCTGCCCTCGGACCAGCTTATCCTGGCCCGGGCCCTGCCGGCCTTCGGCGGCCTCTTCGTCCACGCCTCGGCGGTCGACATGGGCGGCCGCGGTCTCGTTTTCGCCGGGGCCTCCGGGGCGGGCAAGTCGACCATCGTCAAGCTCATCGGCGGCCGGGGCCGGGTCCTCTGCGACGACCGGGTCATCGTCCGCAGAAGCCCCGGCGGCTTCCGCGTCCACGGCACCTGGAACCACGGCGAGATCCCGGTCGTGTCCGCCGGCTCGGCGCCCGTCCGGGCCGTTTTCTTCCTGCGACAGGCGGCGGCGAACCGGCTGGACCGCGTCGACGACCCCAAGGCCGTCCTGCGGGACTTCCTGCCCCGGCTGGTCCGGCCGCTCCTCTCGGCCGACTGGTGGGAGCGGGCCCTGGGCCTGGCCGGCGAGATCGTCCGCGAGGCGCCCTTCTACGACCTGTCCTTCGACAAGAGCGGGGCCATCGCCGGCGTTCTCGAAGAATTCCTCCGGAAAGAGGGCCGGCCGTGA
- the holA gene encoding DNA polymerase III subunit delta, producing MSAPASGGLRLETLLAGYLFFGEEDYIAEEFLAGLEGLLAEAAGGEFRLTRMSLDDTKWRDVIDTARTAPFLFEPWRALLVRVPEGKPSERAGGGRAKDEGDEGRGSKYLSALDQKILKEYFAGPPERTIIVVVRAGGIRRDDAFVRFFQSLPKSAMSVVEMKRLTEYRLMQRADEKARALGKTLSAGARKRLFELLGQDLRLMMNEIEKLAVFVGEKKGIDEGDVDLATAGQRSFQAYELDDALAAADFAKAASILGDLFAESERTGIIIGRLAGFLRSVLAAQTWLREKSRTKDEVFQTFFPNISRNFADLYRRKYDDFFGTVESLAPDVLNALLRKLRQLDRTLKTTGSKDAGEKVLFEAFLKEFCLARKERTLISPE from the coding sequence ATGTCCGCCCCGGCCTCCGGCGGGCTGCGCCTGGAGACGCTCCTGGCCGGCTATCTCTTCTTCGGGGAGGAGGACTACATCGCCGAGGAATTCCTGGCCGGCCTCGAAGGCCTGCTGGCGGAGGCGGCCGGCGGCGAGTTCCGCCTGACCCGCATGAGCCTCGACGATACGAAGTGGCGGGACGTGATCGACACGGCCCGGACCGCGCCGTTCCTGTTCGAACCCTGGCGGGCGCTGCTCGTCCGCGTGCCGGAGGGCAAGCCGTCCGAACGGGCGGGGGGCGGAAGGGCGAAGGACGAAGGCGACGAGGGCCGGGGCTCCAAGTACCTGTCGGCGCTCGACCAGAAGATCCTCAAGGAGTATTTCGCCGGCCCGCCGGAGCGGACCATCATCGTTGTCGTCCGGGCCGGCGGCATCCGCCGGGACGACGCTTTCGTCCGCTTCTTCCAGTCCCTGCCGAAGTCGGCGATGTCGGTCGTGGAGATGAAGCGCCTGACCGAATACCGGCTGATGCAGCGGGCCGACGAGAAGGCCCGCGCCCTGGGCAAGACGCTGTCAGCCGGGGCCAGGAAGCGGCTGTTCGAGCTGCTGGGCCAGGACCTGCGGCTGATGATGAACGAGATCGAGAAGCTGGCCGTGTTCGTCGGCGAGAAGAAGGGTATCGACGAGGGCGATGTCGACCTGGCCACGGCCGGGCAGCGGAGTTTCCAGGCCTACGAACTCGACGACGCCCTGGCCGCGGCCGATTTCGCCAAGGCGGCGTCCATACTCGGCGACCTCTTCGCCGAAAGCGAGCGGACCGGGATCATCATCGGCCGCCTGGCCGGCTTCCTCCGCAGCGTGCTGGCCGCCCAGACCTGGCTCAGGGAGAAGAGCCGGACCAAGGACGAGGTTTTCCAGACCTTTTTCCCGAATATCTCGCGGAACTTCGCCGACCTCTACAGGCGCAAATACGATGATTTCTTCGGCACGGTCGAGAGCCTGGCCCCGGACGTGCTCAACGCCCTGCTGCGGAAGCTCCGCCAGCTGGACAGGACGCTCAAGACGACGGGTTCGAAGGATGCGGGCGAGAAGGTCCTCTTCGAGGCCTTCCTGAAGGAGTTCTGCCTGGCGCGGAAGGAGCGGACGCTTATTTCGCCGGAGTAG
- the dtd gene encoding D-aminoacyl-tRNA deacylase — translation MKIVLQRVREARVDVEGRTAGRIGRGLCLLVGVEKGDGEADAEYLARKCVELRVFPDAQGKMNLSLAEAGGDVLAVSQFTLAGSVRKGRRPSFDGAEEPARAAALFDHFVGAVEAVGVTVETGVFQAMMEVHIVNDGPVTFILESRPGGGREEG, via the coding sequence GTGAAGATCGTGCTCCAGCGGGTCCGGGAGGCCCGCGTCGACGTCGAAGGCCGGACCGCCGGCCGCATCGGCCGAGGCCTCTGCCTCCTGGTCGGGGTCGAGAAGGGAGACGGCGAGGCGGACGCCGAATACCTGGCCCGGAAGTGCGTCGAACTGCGCGTCTTCCCCGACGCCCAGGGCAAGATGAACCTGTCGCTGGCCGAGGCCGGCGGCGACGTCCTGGCCGTCTCCCAGTTCACCCTGGCGGGCTCGGTGCGGAAGGGCCGCCGGCCGAGCTTCGACGGCGCGGAGGAGCCGGCCCGGGCGGCCGCCCTCTTCGATCATTTCGTCGGGGCCGTCGAGGCCGTCGGCGTGACCGTGGAAACCGGCGTCTTCCAGGCGATGATGGAGGTCCATATCGTCAACGACGGGCCGGTGACGTTCATCCTCGAGTCGAGGCCGGGCGGCGGCCGGGAGGAGGGGTGA
- the leuS gene encoding leucine--tRNA ligase, whose amino-acid sequence MIETYDFAAIEAKWRKAWEKERAFAAAAEPGRPKFYCLEMYPYPSGRIHMGHVRNYSIGDVIARQKRMAGANVLHPIGWDALGMPAENAAIKHGTHPQTWTLENVAHMRTQLKRMGISYDWDREVNTCLPEYYKWNQWIFLRMLERGLAFRKESWVNWCSQCRTVLANEQVVGGGCWRCETPVTQKKMEQWFLKITAYADELLSGHAALGKWPEHVLQMQKNWIGKSSGAHVRFGLDGTSREIEVFTTRIDTIYGATFLVLSAEHPAVAELIRGPREKELGAWVARTVAEMRKRRDVGETEKDGVDTGRKAVNPFTGERIPIWIANYVLMDYGTGAIMAVPAHDARDFEFAKAYGIPIRTVIAPPERAGDRFDAEPAEPFEEPGVLVNSGPFSGLPNDKAMEEMGKHAEDKGFGRRSTIFRLRDWGISRQRYWGTPIPVIYCDRCGIVGVPDKDLPVELPFDVKLTGEEGSPLERLDSFVHTTCPKCGGPARRETDTMDTFVDSSWYFFRYCSPRETSLPFRPEDAECWLPVDLYIGGVEHAILHLIYSRFFTKVLRDFGLTGISEPFPHYLAQGMVTMGGSAMSKSKGNIVDPDEILVRYGADALRVFILFASPPDKEFAWAEEGLEGCYRFLVRVWTIVLENLDLFAGPAAAVDPSSALVRKTHQTIRKVTEDIGVRFHLNTAVSSIMELYNLTHKEREAMLETPAGRAGLRLAIESMIQLLSPFAPHLAEELWERTGHAGLVMLSPWPACDPVLARDEMATVVVQVNGKVRDRFEAAPDTPEAELEAAALARPKVQAALGGQAPRKVIAVRNKLVNIVS is encoded by the coding sequence ATGATCGAGACCTACGACTTTGCCGCGATCGAGGCCAAATGGCGGAAGGCCTGGGAGAAAGAACGGGCTTTCGCCGCCGCCGCCGAGCCCGGCCGCCCGAAGTTCTACTGCCTGGAGATGTACCCGTATCCCTCCGGGCGCATCCACATGGGCCACGTCCGCAACTATTCCATCGGCGACGTCATCGCCCGCCAGAAGCGCATGGCCGGAGCCAACGTCCTGCACCCCATCGGCTGGGACGCCCTGGGCATGCCGGCCGAGAACGCGGCCATCAAGCACGGCACCCACCCGCAGACCTGGACGCTCGAGAACGTCGCCCACATGCGCACCCAGCTCAAGCGCATGGGCATCAGCTATGACTGGGACCGCGAGGTCAACACCTGTCTGCCCGAATACTACAAGTGGAACCAGTGGATCTTCCTGCGCATGCTCGAACGCGGCCTGGCCTTCCGCAAGGAGAGCTGGGTCAACTGGTGCTCCCAGTGCCGGACCGTCCTGGCCAACGAGCAGGTCGTCGGAGGCGGCTGCTGGCGCTGCGAAACGCCCGTGACGCAGAAGAAGATGGAACAGTGGTTCCTCAAGATCACGGCCTACGCCGACGAGCTCCTGTCCGGCCACGCCGCCCTGGGCAAGTGGCCCGAGCACGTCCTGCAGATGCAGAAGAACTGGATCGGCAAGAGCTCCGGCGCCCATGTCCGCTTCGGCCTGGACGGGACGTCCCGGGAGATCGAGGTCTTCACCACCCGCATCGACACGATCTACGGCGCGACCTTCCTCGTCCTCTCGGCCGAGCACCCCGCCGTCGCGGAGCTCATCCGCGGGCCGCGCGAGAAGGAGCTCGGCGCCTGGGTCGCCCGGACCGTGGCTGAGATGCGAAAGCGCCGGGACGTCGGCGAGACCGAGAAGGACGGCGTCGACACCGGCAGGAAGGCCGTCAACCCCTTCACCGGCGAGCGCATCCCGATCTGGATCGCCAACTATGTCCTGATGGACTACGGCACGGGCGCCATCATGGCCGTCCCGGCCCACGACGCCCGCGACTTCGAGTTCGCCAAGGCCTATGGCATCCCCATCCGGACGGTCATCGCCCCGCCGGAGAGGGCCGGCGACAGGTTCGACGCCGAGCCCGCGGAACCGTTCGAGGAGCCGGGCGTCCTGGTCAACTCCGGCCCGTTCTCGGGCCTGCCCAACGACAAGGCCATGGAGGAGATGGGGAAGCACGCCGAGGACAAGGGCTTCGGCCGGCGCAGCACCATCTTCCGCCTCCGCGACTGGGGCATCTCCCGCCAGCGCTACTGGGGGACTCCCATCCCGGTCATCTATTGCGACCGCTGCGGCATCGTCGGCGTGCCCGACAAGGACCTGCCCGTCGAGCTGCCCTTCGACGTCAAGCTGACCGGGGAGGAGGGCTCGCCCCTCGAGCGCCTCGACAGCTTCGTTCACACGACCTGCCCGAAGTGCGGCGGCCCGGCCCGCCGCGAGACGGACACGATGGACACTTTCGTCGATTCCTCGTGGTACTTCTTCCGCTACTGCTCGCCCCGCGAGACCTCGCTGCCGTTCCGGCCCGAGGACGCCGAGTGCTGGCTCCCCGTCGACCTCTACATCGGCGGCGTCGAGCACGCCATCCTGCACCTGATCTATTCGCGGTTCTTCACCAAGGTCCTGCGCGACTTCGGCCTGACCGGCATCTCCGAGCCCTTCCCGCACTACCTGGCCCAGGGCATGGTGACCATGGGCGGCTCGGCCATGTCCAAGTCCAAGGGCAACATCGTCGACCCCGACGAGATCCTGGTCCGCTACGGCGCCGACGCCCTGCGCGTGTTCATCCTCTTCGCCTCGCCGCCTGACAAGGAGTTCGCCTGGGCCGAGGAGGGGCTCGAGGGCTGCTACCGCTTCCTCGTCCGGGTCTGGACCATCGTCCTCGAGAACCTGGACCTTTTCGCCGGCCCCGCCGCCGCCGTCGATCCGTCCTCGGCCCTGGTCCGCAAGACCCATCAGACCATCCGCAAGGTGACCGAGGACATCGGCGTCCGCTTCCACCTCAACACGGCCGTCAGCTCGATCATGGAGCTTTACAACCTGACCCACAAGGAACGGGAGGCGATGCTGGAGACGCCCGCCGGACGGGCCGGCCTGCGGCTGGCCATCGAGTCGATGATCCAGCTGCTCTCGCCGTTCGCCCCGCACCTGGCCGAGGAGCTCTGGGAACGGACCGGGCACGCCGGCCTGGTCATGCTCTCGCCCTGGCCGGCCTGCGACCCGGTCCTGGCCCGCGACGAGATGGCCACGGTCGTCGTCCAGGTCAACGGCAAGGTCCGGGACCGGTTCGAAGCCGCGCCCGACACGCCGGAGGCCGAGCTGGAGGCCGCGGCCCTGGCCCGGCCCAAGGTCCAGGCGGCCCTCGGCGGCCAGGCGCCGCGCAAGGTCATCGCGGTCAGGAACAAGTTGGTCAACATCGTCAGCTGA
- a CDS encoding ABC transporter ATP-binding protein yields MGGTEMSFLEIEHLSAGYDGRDVIHDVSLAVEPGEFVAILGRNGSGKSTLIKAVQNLLGRVRGEVRCGGEDVFRLGPRRLAARIAYVPQMAEPVFEYTVEEIVLMGRFARQGRLERVSAGDEEAATEAMRLTDVARLRRMNLSQLSGGESQRVFIARALAQDSPLLLLDEPSSHLDIAYQAEIYRILEDLQRTRAKAVVVAEHNINLAAAFAGRLVFLAGGAVAAEGTPAETVTAGNIRWIFGADVDIRANARSGRPEISLAGAGERP; encoded by the coding sequence ATGGGCGGAACGGAGATGAGCTTCCTCGAGATCGAGCATCTGTCGGCCGGATATGACGGCCGGGACGTCATCCACGACGTCTCGCTCGCGGTCGAGCCGGGGGAATTCGTGGCCATCCTGGGGCGGAACGGATCCGGCAAGAGCACGCTGATCAAGGCCGTCCAGAACCTCCTCGGCCGCGTCCGGGGCGAGGTCCGCTGCGGCGGCGAGGATGTCTTCCGCCTGGGCCCGCGGCGGCTGGCTGCCAGGATCGCCTATGTCCCCCAGATGGCCGAGCCGGTCTTCGAGTACACCGTCGAGGAGATCGTCCTCATGGGCCGCTTCGCCCGCCAGGGCCGGCTGGAGCGTGTTTCGGCCGGGGACGAGGAGGCGGCGACCGAGGCCATGCGCCTGACCGACGTCGCCCGGCTGCGCCGCATGAATCTCTCCCAGCTGAGCGGCGGCGAGAGCCAGCGGGTGTTCATCGCCCGGGCCCTGGCCCAGGACTCTCCACTGCTCCTGCTCGACGAGCCGAGCAGTCATCTGGACATCGCCTACCAGGCGGAGATCTACCGCATCCTCGAGGACCTGCAGCGGACGCGGGCCAAGGCCGTCGTCGTCGCCGAGCACAACATCAACCTGGCCGCGGCCTTCGCCGGCCGCCTGGTCTTCCTGGCGGGCGGGGCCGTGGCCGCCGAGGGCACGCCCGCGGAGACCGTGACGGCCGGGAACATCCGCTGGATCTTCGGCGCGGACGTCGATATCCGCGCGAACGCCCGCAGCGGCCGTCCGGAGATCTCGCTCGCCGGGGCCGGGGAAAGGCCATGA
- a CDS encoding YtxH domain-containing protein, translating to MGETKDSHFWDSLLTFAVGATAGFILGILVAPASGKETRKKIKDKAAKTGEAAMEGYEKIAKEAEKSIRLVKEKTGESVDAIRDFIEKKKGEMQQKAEEK from the coding sequence ATGGGTGAGACGAAAGACAGCCATTTCTGGGATTCGCTCCTGACGTTCGCCGTCGGCGCCACGGCCGGATTCATCCTGGGCATCCTGGTCGCCCCCGCGAGCGGCAAGGAAACCCGCAAGAAGATCAAGGACAAGGCCGCCAAGACCGGCGAAGCGGCCATGGAAGGCTATGAGAAGATCGCCAAGGAGGCCGAGAAGAGCATCCGCCTGGTCAAGGAGAAGACCGGCGAAAGCGTCGACGCCATCCGCGATTTCATCGAAAAGAAAAAAGGCGAGATGCAGCAGAAAGCCGAAGAAAAGTAA